A region of Fusarium keratoplasticum isolate Fu6.1 chromosome 6, whole genome shotgun sequence DNA encodes the following proteins:
- a CDS encoding F-box domain-containing protein, whose product MASHNVIPRSVFSDEIIEKLTTSPRLAFDKVIRHLPRPKLSTISRTSNSSSLGLLDLLPAEILLEVLKLIDFQPLSRLLRTSLRGKAVVEALRLYRHVMEYSPKALAALGKTRLLQHHSAALVRQVLSEQKCVSCFEFGGFLFLPTCERICHDCLDKNYTFHLTGVSFAKKWFSLNSTQLQRIPIMRSIPGRYQLRPEAKREHRQSHQLVSVKQLLQLAIDVHGSPENVAKLMPTRSFDIDDDNFKIFEEFHKAPLQPPGCDLSKLPFDYQLHDKYPGMAAIRMPSLTSSGLEYGSECQGCDYLLRKKFLGILPRLVQEEFVPRDIVPEEVFRAMASRLRPGTEFIEHLRECCGVGWMFREGGRRLVFHYEGEC is encoded by the coding sequence ATGGCTTCCCACAATGTCATCCCCAGAAGCGTATTCTCCGATGAGATCATCGAAAAGCTCACTACTTCGCCGAGGCTGGCGTTCGACAAAGTGATTCGACATCTCCCCAGACCAAAGCTTTCAACGATATCTCGAACCTCGAACAGCTCATCACTTGGTCTACTCGATCTCCTACCCGCAGAGATTCTCCTCGAGGTgctcaagctcatcgactTCCAGCCTCTTTCTCGACTCTTGCGGACCTCCCTCAGGGGAAAGGCAGTCGTAGAGGCATTGCGATTATATCGTCATGTGATGGAATACTCCCCGAAAGCCCTGGCTGCGCTGGGTAAAACACGCCTACTCCAACACCACTCGGCTGCTCTTGTTCGACAAGTACTCTCGGAACAGAAATGCGTCTCCTGCTTCGAGTTTGGTGgttttctcttcctcccaaCATGTGAGAGAATCTGCCACGACTGTCTTGACAAGAACTACACTTTCCACTTGACGGGTGTGTCCTTTGCGAAGAAGTGGTTCTCCCTTAACAGCACACAACTACAAAGAATACCAATCATGCGAAGCATTCCTGGACGTTATCAGTTGAGGCCCGAAGCTAAGCGCGAGCACCGTCAGTCGCATCAGCTTGTCAGCGTCAAACAGCTCTTGCAGTTGGCAATCGACGTACATGGCTCTCCTGAGAATGTGGCCAAGCTCATGCCAACCCGGAGCTTCGACATAGATGACGACAACTTCAAGATTTTTGAGGAGTTCCACAAAGCCCCCTTGCAGCCACCAGGTTGCGACCTATCCAAACTCCCATTCGACTACCAGTTGCACGACAAATATCCCGGGATGGCGGCCATTCGAATGCCTTCTCTAACCAGCTCTGGCCTCGAGTATGGGAGCGAATGTCAAGGCTGCGACTATCttctgaggaagaagtttCTCGGAATATTGCCACGTCTGGTGCAGGAGGAGTTTGTGCCGCGCGACATAGTTCCAGAAGAGGTATTTAGAGCGATGGCCTCTCGACTTCGACCAGGAACAGAGTTTATAGAACATCTCAGGGAGTGCTGTGGTGTTGGTTGGATGTTCCGTGAGGGTGGGAGGCGACTGGTGTTCCACTATGAAGGGGAATGTTAG